Genomic DNA from Patescibacteria group bacterium:
ACTCACGCGTAGATGCGGAACAAATTTTTAAGGCGTTTAACGTTGAGATAATTCTCGTCGCCTAACCAATCCGACACAGGACGCCTTTCGACGAATCGTATTCAGGACTATCAGGATCGCCTTGGACGACTTGTGCGTGAAGATGGGTAACCGAAGCTCCTGTGTATTTGGTGTCGCCAAAACGCATCATGAGGGCTCCCCCGGCCATATTCCTTGTTTTCGAGAGCTCGACGACGATGTCCTGAAGTTCGCTCCAGGCTTCCTTAGACAACTCCGAAACCGTCTCGATGTGCGTCTTGTGCACGAGTAGCAAATGCTGCTTCACCGGCTTATACGGATAGGCGTTGTCCGTCACTAACCAGTACGTCTTTTCGACGATCGGATTCGGGTGAATTCTGTGAATGTGTTCGGGACAAAAAGGACAGATTTTCTCTTTGGCGATGTCGTCGATAACTTTGGCGTAACCGCCGCGTTGGGAGTTGAAAGGGTTAACGTAGTTCATAGTTTCTCCACTCTGAGTCTTGCGAAGAGTCCGACCCTCAGAGGAGAGAGTCGGATCCTTCGCTCTCGCTCAGGATGGGATCAGACAGGCGTGGGGATCAACATCGCAGGATGCGCTTGATATTCAGTGACGACGAAGTGTTCGGGACGGAAGGCAAAGATGTCGGTGATAGACGGATCGATGGTCATGGTTGGGAACGGCTTTGGTTCGCGAGCGAGGAGTTCCTTCACCTTCTCGTACTGACTTTCGTAGATGTGTGCGTCGCTGATGGTGTAGACGAGTTCCTTGGGGGTATAGCCCGTTACCTGGCCGATCATCATGAGGAAAGCGGCGTACTGGATGAAGTTAAAAACGACGCCGACAGGGATATCGCCCGAGCGTTGAAAATGGTGCACGGAAATTTCCTTCGTTTCCGGATACACAAGAATGTGCAGGTAGCCGTGGCATGGGGCGACGACAACCTTGCGCGGAGGCAAACTCGAGTTCTGAATGCAGTACTGCGGAATCCAGGGAGAAATGATGTGCGTGCGTAGGTTTGGCTTGTCTTTAATCTGCTGGACGACTTCTTTAATTTGATTGAACGGTGCTCCTTCGGCGGTCGGAAACGCAGTCCATGCTGGTCCGTAAGAACCGGGACCAAGGTCGCCTTCGGGGAGCCCGAAAATATCGCAGCGTTCTTTTGTGACCCACTTCTTCCACCAGGCGCAGCCCCATTCGGTCAGCTCCGCCTGCGTTCTGGCGCCGTGCAGAAAGGCGATGTGTTCGGCCAAGGCGCCGATCATGAACTTCCCCGATAGATCGCGCTCGGTAATCATGGGGAAACCATTTTCAAAGAGAAAACGCATCTGGTGGCCAAGCACCATTTTGGACTTCTCGCCTTGAATCGGTGAAACTTCGACGCCCTCGCGCATAATGCGTTCAAGCAAATCATGATACTGATGATCCGGCGTGCGTTCGGCGTAAGGTTTCATACGGAGTGATGTTATAGGTAATCAGAAATTTAGGAAACCTATAAACGGGGATAATTAAAGAGCCCGACGCATCTGCGCCGGGCCCACGATGATCCTCACTTCTAGCCGATCGGGAAGTTCACAGGTACCGCACGAGTGACCCCGGGATCTTCGTAGAACTTCTGGCGAGGACGGAAGAAGTGCATGTGACGATGAACGATGGTGCGGCCGGAGATGGCCGGATCGCCGAACCGCCATCCGACTCCTCCGCCCTGCCAGCCCAGCTCTTTCGTTACGAAGTCGTACGCTTCGCCGAGGGCAAGCCAGTCGGACAGGCACATCTCCTCGCCGTGGTGAAGCGGGTAGAAGAGCAGGTGGTCGTCCACCTCCTGTCCCTCCGTGTCCCGACGCTTAGGACGGCACTCGCACAAAACCCAGTCGTGAGCCTCCCAAACGATCCGCTGATCGTTCGGGAAGCCCGGCGCACAGAAGATGCATTCGCCGGTGCGAGCTGATTCGAGCAACTGTTCGTAATACGCGGGACTGCGCTTGGCGTAATCCACATTGGCAACCGGAGACTTCATCCAATCAGGAACCTTAGACATTTGACCTCCTTGATCTCGCGGCGAAAAGGTACCATACTCTTCCCAATCTATGAAAACCATTCTCCTGGCTGCTGTTACCGCTAATGGCTTCATTGCCCGTTCAACCAATGAACTCGCCAATTGGACCAGCAAAGAAGACAAGAAACTGTTCGTCGAAGAAACCAAAAAAGCAGGCGTCATGATCATGGGTCGGACAACTTTTGCGACCATTGGAAAACCCTTGCCAGGCCGGCTGATCATAGTGCTAACCGAAAAACCCGAAGAAGTTGCCGTGGTTCCTGGAAGCGTGGAAACCGCGTCCGGTGATTTGAAAATGATCCTCGAAAACCTTGAAAAGCGTGGCTATTCGTCGGTGATCGTTGCTGGGGGCTCAAATGTCTACTCACAATTCTTAAATGCAGGCTTAGTTGACGAACTTTTACTCACAGTTGAGGCGGTCATGTTCACAGACGGCATCAGACTGACCCAAAATCTCACCCGCGAAATTACCCTTGAACTCTTGAGTGTCGAAAAACTTGGAGAGAAGAGCGTTCTTTTCCGCTACTCGACACATCTGTCCACATCTCCTCGTTGATTTGTTTCCCGGGTGATGGCACATTCGGCTCTGAAGCCGACGCACCCCATGCTTGTACGTCGGCTTTTACAATACGCACCTATGCAAGTCATCATTCGCAGGCTTACTCCGGAAGTTCCAATGCCTGAATACAAAACTTCAGGCGCCTGTGCGTTCGACATTGCGGTGATTGAAGAAGGAGTCTTGCAGCCGAATGAACGCCGACCATTCCGGACCGGACTAGTCGTCAAAGTACCAGACGGACATATTCTTTTACTCGCCCCTCGCTCAAGTAATGCCAAAAAAGGCGTCAGACTAGCAAATGGCATAGGCTACATTGACCGCGATTACTGCGGACCAACAGACGAGCTCTTCGCCTACCTCCATAATGTCGGGAACGAACCATACACGGTTCAAAAAGGCGAAAGAATCATGCAGGGCGTTATTGTTCCCTGCCCAGTCGTCACCTTCATCGAAGGCGAAACGGGAAACGCTGACCGAGGCGGATTTGGGACAACGGGATGATATAATCCCGCCATATGGCTTCTCTCATCTCTCTTGGGCAAGTGATCGATAAGACAATCGCCCACTATCGCAAACACTTTGTTGAACTCTTGAGCATTACGACTTGGATAGTCATCGCTTCAGTGCCCGCAGCGGCCGCTAAGATTTTGCAGCCATACACGGCTGGTACTGAACCTACGCCACTCCATATTTTCTATCTGGTCTTGAGCTACTCGGGCGCCATTCTGTTGGCAGTAGTCAGCACCTGGGTTTTACTAAGCATCATCATTGCGGTGGCCGAAGAAGCCTCCGGCACGACCCGTGACCAGAAAGCTCAAGGCAAAAAAGCCTGGAAATTATTTTTCTCTTACGTCTGGGTATCTATTCTGGTCTCCCTCGTCATGGCGTTAATTCTAGTTCCGCCATTCCTCGGGCTGGTCCTCATCATCATTGATGCTGCTCGCAATACGTCCACCGTTCTATCATCAATTGGCGGCGTACTGCTCTTCGTGGGAGCGCTCGTTTCTTTCATTCTCCTCGTTAAATACAGTATTCAGTACGGCTTCGCCCCATACTCGCTGGTCTTAGAAAACGAGCATGGCGTTAAAGCACTTCAACACTCAGCTACGCTCGTCTCCGGACGCTGGTGGGGCACGTTCTTCCGTTTTGTGGTCCCCAAGCTCATCTATGCGCTGGTAGTTTTTGTCCTGAATTTCCTCCTCTTGGCGGTCCTCGCCATTCTCCTCATTGTTCTACTCGGTGAAGGCCAGCTCTACCAAGGGATTGGCAATGCGACCTGGCTTATATTAAGCTCAGTCGTAACGGCGCTCTCGCTACCGCTTATTGCCGTAACGGACTTCTACATTTATGACAGCCTCAGAACTACCCGAAGTTAAGCCCTCTCTTCCTAGCGTCTCTTCTCTCATTTCGACTTCCTACAAGTTCCTAGCCACTCCCCCGCACACCTCCGTGCTCTTTGGCTTTGCCGGCTGGCTCTTGATACCTATTCTACTGAACCTTGGCTCAACTTTTCTGAGCCCGCAGGTGGGCGAAGTGGTTAATCTAATTTCCAACATCCTGGTCTTTGGTCTCTCCCTCTGGGCAACCGCTGCCATGACCATCATGATCACCGGTTTAGTCCGTCCCGATCTGGCGCCAAAAGATGTAGCCACGAGCGTCAGTGAACTAGCGTGGCGACGTGCCCCATCACTCCTCTGGGTTGGGCTGTTAGTTGCTGTTCTGCAAGCCTTTGGTCTCCTCCTGCTCGTCATCCCTGGGATTATCTTCACTGTTTGGTTCGCCTTTGCTGAAACCGAAGTGATTCTTACCGGGGCTGGCGTCTTCTCAGCCATGGAACAAAGTCGCGAGCGAGTACGAGGGCAATTCTTCCCAGTACTCTGGCGCATGGTGGCTTTCTCGCTACTACTGACCACACTAGTCATGATGATTATTTGGCCCGTGCTGGTCCTCTCCGGCAATACCGATCTAATGATTGTCCTCACCACTCCCCCGGCGTGGTTAGACACTCTCATGAGCCTCCTTTCCGTCCTCCTCATGCCCCTCATTTTGACCTACGAACTCCATCTTTACTTTAGCCTCCGAAAGCCGTAAGGTACTCACCGATATGAAACTCGAACCAGTCATCGGATTAGAAACGCACGTCCAGCTGAACACCAAGACTAAGCTCTTTTGTTCTTGTTCGGCACACGTGAATGACGCTGAGCCAAATGCAAACGTCTGCCCGGTCTGCACCGGACATCCAGGTACGCTCCCGGTGCCTAACCGTCAGGCCATTTCTTGGGCTGTCATGCTCGGTCTAGCACTTGAAGGACGCATTACGCCAAAGAGCAAGTTTGACCGCAAGAACTATTTCTACCCAGACCTGCCAAAGGCCTATCAAATTTCGCAGTTTGACCTCCCGATCATGAGCGAAGGAAAGCTCGATGTAGAAATCCCCGGCGAAAACAGAGTCGCTCGTATTCGCATTGAACGCATGCACTTGGAGGAAGATGCCGCTAAAAATATTCACGGTGAAAACGGCAAGACGTATGTGGATTTCAACCGCGGGGGCACGCCTCTGTGCGAAATTGTTACTCGACCAGATTTCAGAACAGCTGCCGAAGCAAAAGCGTATGTCCAGGAAATTCGCTTGATTGTCCGCACTCTTGGCATTAGCGAGGGCGATCTCGAAAAAGGTCACCTGCGTTGCGACGTGAACATTTCGATGCGCGAAGTCGACGACAATGGCAAACCAGTTTCGCCGGACCTGTCGCCCAAGACTGAAATCAAGAACATCAACTCTTTTAGAGCTATCGAACGTGCCATTGCCTACGAGATCAAGCGCCAGACAGCCCTTTGGGAAGAAGGCAACGCGCCTAAAATTACAATTACTAGAGGCTGGAACGATGCCAAGCAGATGACAGAAGGTCAGCGCGAAAAAGAAGACTCAGCTGATTACAGATATTTCCCGGAACCGGACATCCCACCACTGGAGCTTGAGAGCATCGCAAAGGACGCCAAGCATTTCATGCCAGAACTCCCCGCCGCTAAACGTCTCCGCCTAAAGCGCGAATACGGCCTTAAGGATGATGACATCAAGCAGATTGTGGATGATCCCGCGCTCGCCAATTTCACCGAGAACGCCATGAGCGAACTTGGCGCGTGGCTCGAAGCGAGACCAGATACAACCCCGGAACAAGTCGAGGAAGAACGCCGCAAGCTGACTAAGCTGTTCTCCGGCTGGTTGCTGTCAAAGCTCATGGGTCTGCTCCAGGAACGCGGAAGTGACGTGCGGATCATGAAACTTACTCCAGAAAACTTCGCGGAATTCATCACGCTCCTAGCCGACGGAAGAATTACCGGCCCGAAGGGACTTGAAGTGCTCGGTAAGATGCTCGACGACGGTTCAGACCCATCTCATGTAATAGACGAACTCGGTGCAACGCGAATGGACGATCTCTCGGCGCTACAGAAAATTGTCGAAACAGTTGTAGAAGAAAACCCCAAAGAAGTTACGCGCTACAAAGCCGGAGAAACAAAACTCCTGCAGTTCCTAGTCGGACAGGTCATGAAAATCTCAAAAGGAAACGCTGATCCTGAGAAGACAGCGAGCGTCATTAAGAACGTACTCGGATAGCTTCAGCTACAGCCTCCTTTGCACTCGCGACCCAAGTGATTCGCGAGTCATGCTTGAACCACGTTTCCTGCCGTTTGGCGTAATGACGCGTATCAATCTTGATACGCGTTATTGCATTAGAAAGAGTACTTTTTGCGTCCAAGAATTCGCAGATTTGGCGGTAGCCGATTCCCGTCATGCCCGGGGCCTCACTGCCGTACTTAGCGCGGAGGGCGCGGACTTCGTCCACCAGCCCTTTTGCGACCATAATGTCTACGCGGGTGTCGAGCCTGTCGTAGAGTGTCTCGCGAGGCACGCTCATACCGATCATGACGGGTTCATAAATCTTTTCGCCCCAAGAACGAGATTCGGCCAGCGGTTTTCCTGTGCCTCGAAGGATCTCGAGGGCGCGTTCGAGCCTTCTCCGATTCTTTTCGTCGATTGTGGTCGCTGCGTCAGGATCCAATTCGGCGATCTCATCAAACAGTTCAGTGTCACTCTTTGTAGCAACCTCCACGCGGAAGTTTGGATTCGGTGGAACCTCGGCAAAAGTTGGTCTGTCGACCACAGCGCGAATATACAAACCCGTACCGCCAACAAGAATTGGCATTTTCCCGCGCTTAACAATATCCGCAATTTTCTTATCCGCATACGCCTGAAACTCGGAGACCGTGTAAACCTCGTCGGGGTCAGCGATGTCGAGACCCCAGTGAGGGATGCCGTCCACCATCAGAGGTCGTTCCTGGCCCAAGCCCGACCATCCACCCGGGTTAACCTCCTCCCTTCCGCCTCCTTGGTAAGGAGGAGGGGTCCAATCCCGGACACCCTCAGGTTTGGCCGTTCCGATGTCCATCCCCTTATAAATAGTTCGAGAATCGGCGCAAATCACTTCCCCATCCACCGCCCGGGCAACCGCAAGACCAGCGTCGGTTTTACCGGAAGCTGTGGGGCCAAGAATGACGATAAGTTTTTGCATACTGTGTATAGTTAACTATATAACAAATGTTCCATAAAGTACCATCAGGACAATATGAACATGGAAAGAGGACCTAAATTTGTAATCGAGAGAAAGCCGACTGAGGAAGATAGAAAAAAATCCGAAGCCGCCTACGAGCAAGCGCACATGAATAGGACGGGGATAGAACTCCTACCGGATGACCCCATCAATCTCGCCCTCGAAGCGCAAGAAAAGGCAGCTGCCGAGAAAGTGGCGGTTCGCGAGGCCTATAAAAATCGCTCACCGGAAGTCGTCGCGGCAGCGAAAGCACGTGAAGTCACGCTCGAATCACAGGTGGCACGTTTCAAAGCCGAGGCACTTAAAGCCTACGACGAAGATCAAGAAGCTGCATAAAAAAAGGCGCGAGCGTTCCCGTGGGAGCGCTCGCGTTTGTTGTGACCCTAGAACTTAGGACTTAGGAGACGCCTGACGGATCACGCGCCCGGCCGGCAGCTGATCCTCCACACACCGATAGACAGTGATGAGAAGGAGACTACAGTGAGACCAAGCCGTCGAATCCTTGTACTTTTCCGGGTTCGTGGTCTTCAGGCCGAGCGCCTGACGAATAGGCCGGTAGAATTCCTTCTTGTAGTACTCGGTCCGCGAAAATGCCTCGCGCTCAGCACATTCGAGGCTGTGCAGCATGTCGCTGTCACTGGTCTCGGCGAGCTCCTGCCGCACGGCCCGGATTACGTCTGCGCTGGGATCGTGGAGCTTGAAGGCCGAAGACTCGAGCAGAGCTTTGAGAGCCCCGATCAGATCAGCTGCCTCGCTACCCATGATTAGCTTGTTTCTCACCCGAATCTCGACCAACTCCTGGATCAAGGCCCCCA
This window encodes:
- the thyA gene encoding thymidylate synthase, with the translated sequence MKPYAERTPDHQYHDLLERIMREGVEVSPIQGEKSKMVLGHQMRFLFENGFPMITERDLSGKFMIGALAEHIAFLHGARTQAELTEWGCAWWKKWVTKERCDIFGLPEGDLGPGSYGPAWTAFPTAEGAPFNQIKEVVQQIKDKPNLRTHIISPWIPQYCIQNSSLPPRKVVVAPCHGYLHILVYPETKEISVHHFQRSGDIPVGVVFNFIQYAAFLMMIGQVTGYTPKELVYTISDAHIYESQYEKVKELLAREPKPFPTMTIDPSITDIFAFRPEHFVVTEYQAHPAMLIPTPV
- a CDS encoding dihydrofolate reductase family protein, which produces MKTILLAAVTANGFIARSTNELANWTSKEDKKLFVEETKKAGVMIMGRTTFATIGKPLPGRLIIVLTEKPEEVAVVPGSVETASGDLKMILENLEKRGYSSVIVAGGSNVYSQFLNAGLVDELLLTVEAVMFTDGIRLTQNLTREITLELLSVEKLGEKSVLFRYSTHLSTSPR
- the gatB gene encoding Asp-tRNA(Asn)/Glu-tRNA(Gln) amidotransferase subunit GatB; protein product: MKLEPVIGLETHVQLNTKTKLFCSCSAHVNDAEPNANVCPVCTGHPGTLPVPNRQAISWAVMLGLALEGRITPKSKFDRKNYFYPDLPKAYQISQFDLPIMSEGKLDVEIPGENRVARIRIERMHLEEDAAKNIHGENGKTYVDFNRGGTPLCEIVTRPDFRTAAEAKAYVQEIRLIVRTLGISEGDLEKGHLRCDVNISMREVDDNGKPVSPDLSPKTEIKNINSFRAIERAIAYEIKRQTALWEEGNAPKITITRGWNDAKQMTEGQREKEDSADYRYFPEPDIPPLELESIAKDAKHFMPELPAAKRLRLKREYGLKDDDIKQIVDDPALANFTENAMSELGAWLEARPDTTPEQVEEERRKLTKLFSGWLLSKLMGLLQERGSDVRIMKLTPENFAEFITLLADGRITGPKGLEVLGKMLDDGSDPSHVIDELGATRMDDLSALQKIVETVVEENPKEVTRYKAGETKLLQFLVGQVMKISKGNADPEKTASVIKNVLG
- a CDS encoding dUTP diphosphatase, which translates into the protein MQVIIRRLTPEVPMPEYKTSGACAFDIAVIEEGVLQPNERRPFRTGLVVKVPDGHILLLAPRSSNAKKGVRLANGIGYIDRDYCGPTDELFAYLHNVGNEPYTVQKGERIMQGVIVPCPVVTFIEGETGNADRGGFGTTG
- the miaA gene encoding tRNA (adenosine(37)-N6)-dimethylallyltransferase MiaA; the encoded protein is MQKLIVILGPTASGKTDAGLAVARAVDGEVICADSRTIYKGMDIGTAKPEGVRDWTPPPYQGGGREEVNPGGWSGLGQERPLMVDGIPHWGLDIADPDEVYTVSEFQAYADKKIADIVKRGKMPILVGGTGLYIRAVVDRPTFAEVPPNPNFRVEVATKSDTELFDEIAELDPDAATTIDEKNRRRLERALEILRGTGKPLAESRSWGEKIYEPVMIGMSVPRETLYDRLDTRVDIMVAKGLVDEVRALRAKYGSEAPGMTGIGYRQICEFLDAKSTLSNAITRIKIDTRHYAKRQETWFKHDSRITWVASAKEAVAEAIRVRS